A window of the Streptomyces albireticuli genome harbors these coding sequences:
- a CDS encoding HD domain-containing protein — translation MPHHPAPAPLDLAAVEALARRAHATQTDKAGRPYSEHLAAVAEGVRARGGSEAQIAAAWLHDAVEDGAVTEEWLAGAELPRETKDIVLAVTKRPGEAPEAYAARILATPGALTVKAADLAHNADPARAAALDPDTRERLRRKYARMGELLGLDDFAVRSVRSSRPSGPAEPF, via the coding sequence ATGCCGCACCACCCCGCACCCGCGCCGCTGGACCTCGCCGCCGTGGAGGCCCTCGCCCGCAGGGCGCACGCCACGCAGACGGACAAGGCCGGGCGCCCGTACAGCGAGCACCTGGCCGCGGTCGCCGAGGGCGTACGGGCGCGGGGCGGCAGCGAGGCGCAGATCGCCGCCGCCTGGCTGCACGACGCGGTCGAGGACGGCGCCGTCACCGAGGAGTGGCTGGCGGGGGCGGAGCTGCCCCGGGAGACCAAGGACATCGTGCTCGCGGTGACCAAGAGGCCCGGGGAGGCCCCCGAGGCGTACGCGGCGCGGATCCTCGCCACGCCGGGCGCGCTCACGGTCAAGGCCGCGGACCTCGCGCACAACGCGGACCCGGCCCGGGCCGCCGCCCTCGACCCGGACACCCGCGAGAGGCTGCGACGCAAGTACGCCCGTATGGGTGAACTGCTCGGCCTGGACGACTTCGCGGTCCGAAGCGTCCGGTCGTCCAGGCCGTCCGGGCCGGCTGAGCCGTTTTGA
- a CDS encoding acyltransferase family protein: MPAPRLPGLPGASPAGAGRDPFFDNAKYLAIVLVALGHAWEPLTHTSRAALALYLTVYAFHMPAFILISGYFSRGFDLSPAKVKRLVTGVVVPYLIFEVAYTFFQHRAEDAPPEPITLLNPWYLNWFLAALFVWRLTTPIWQNLRWAVPVSFAIAILAALSPEVGNDLDLQRVLQFLPFFVIGLHMEPHHFRLVQRRWLRIAAVPVFATAIAVAYWASPRMNSSWFYHNDSVQELAAPLWAAPVMQLAMFGCAAVLIVCFLAWVPRRTVWFTALGAGTLYGFLLHGFLIKLSRWWEWYDAYAWIREPVGGVVVTVLAAGMMTALCTPPVRRVFRFAVEPRMEWAFRKRP, translated from the coding sequence GTGCCCGCACCGCGGCTTCCGGGGCTCCCCGGAGCATCCCCCGCCGGAGCGGGGCGCGATCCGTTCTTCGACAACGCCAAATACCTGGCGATCGTCCTCGTGGCCCTCGGGCACGCCTGGGAGCCGCTCACCCACACCAGCCGCGCGGCGCTGGCGCTCTACCTCACCGTCTACGCCTTCCACATGCCGGCGTTCATCCTGATCTCGGGCTACTTCTCCCGTGGCTTCGACCTGAGCCCCGCCAAGGTCAAACGGCTGGTCACCGGGGTCGTCGTGCCGTACCTGATCTTCGAGGTCGCGTACACCTTCTTCCAGCACCGGGCGGAGGACGCCCCGCCGGAGCCGATCACGCTGCTCAACCCCTGGTACCTGAACTGGTTCCTGGCCGCGCTGTTCGTCTGGCGGCTGACCACGCCGATCTGGCAGAACCTGCGCTGGGCCGTTCCCGTGTCGTTCGCGATCGCGATCCTCGCGGCGCTCTCACCCGAGGTCGGCAACGATCTCGATCTTCAGCGGGTTCTTCAGTTCCTGCCGTTCTTCGTCATCGGTCTCCACATGGAGCCGCACCACTTCCGGCTCGTACAGCGCCGGTGGCTGCGCATCGCCGCCGTACCGGTGTTCGCCACCGCGATCGCGGTGGCCTACTGGGCGTCGCCGCGGATGAACAGCTCGTGGTTCTACCACAACGACAGCGTCCAGGAGCTGGCCGCGCCCCTGTGGGCCGCGCCGGTGATGCAGCTGGCGATGTTCGGCTGCGCCGCGGTGCTGATCGTGTGCTTCCTCGCCTGGGTCCCGCGCCGCACCGTGTGGTTCACGGCGCTGGGCGCGGGCACCCTCTACGGCTTCCTGCTGCACGGCTTCCTGATCAAGCTCTCGCGCTGGTGGGAGTGGTACGACGCCTACGCCTGGATCCGCGAGCCGGTCGGCGGCGTGGTGGTGACGGTGCTGGCGGCCGGGATGATGACCGCGCTGTGCACCCCGCCGGTGAGACGGGTCTTCCGCTTCGCCGTGGAGCCGAGGATGGAGTGGGCCTTCCGCAAGCGGCCCTGA